From a single Stackebrandtia endophytica genomic region:
- a CDS encoding FAD-dependent monooxygenase, giving the protein MTINEHAVVIAGGGPTGLMLAGELALAGIDVVIVERRPDQELVGSRARGLHARSIEVLDQRGIADRFLAAGQIAQVTGFAFIRLDISDFPSRHHYGLALAQSRVEELLAEWVEELGVVVRRGHEVTGFTVDDSGVTLETDGGRFRGRYLVGCDGGRSLIRKSAGIDFPGWDASTSVLLAEVETTEEPEAGLKMDELGVHALAPLGDGGYGVVVRESEVKHDGDPTLDDLSTELVKARGTDYGVHNPAWISRFTDMTRQAASYRDGRILLAGDAAHIHFPSSGQGLNLGIQDAVNLGWKLAQVIHGTSPESLLDSYHAERHPVGERVLHATMAQTALSRSTPRLDALHDTVSQMLTMDEPRRYIAGMVSGLDIHYDLGDGHPLLGRRMPDLDLVTSEGPTRTYHLLHAARPILLNFGETGRYDAWTERLRVVDANYEGPWELPVLGAVAAPHAVLIRPDGHVGWVGEGTETGLTESLDKWVGRPATTTA; this is encoded by the coding sequence ATGACTATCAACGAACACGCCGTGGTGATAGCCGGCGGTGGTCCGACCGGTTTGATGCTGGCCGGCGAATTGGCCTTGGCCGGCATCGATGTGGTGATTGTGGAGCGTCGACCCGATCAGGAGTTGGTCGGTTCACGTGCCCGCGGATTGCACGCCCGCAGTATCGAAGTCCTCGACCAACGCGGTATCGCGGATCGATTCCTGGCCGCCGGCCAAATCGCCCAGGTCACCGGGTTCGCATTCATCCGGCTGGACATCAGCGATTTCCCCAGCCGTCACCACTACGGGCTGGCACTGGCACAAAGCCGGGTCGAGGAACTGCTGGCCGAGTGGGTCGAGGAACTGGGGGTCGTGGTCCGTCGCGGCCACGAGGTCACCGGCTTCACCGTCGACGACTCCGGTGTCACGCTCGAAACCGACGGCGGTCGGTTCCGTGGGCGCTACCTCGTCGGATGTGACGGTGGGCGCAGCCTGATCCGGAAGTCGGCCGGTATCGACTTTCCCGGGTGGGACGCTTCCACCAGTGTTCTGCTGGCCGAGGTCGAGACCACCGAGGAACCAGAGGCGGGTCTCAAAATGGACGAACTCGGGGTGCATGCGCTCGCCCCGCTCGGCGACGGCGGATACGGCGTGGTCGTCAGGGAGTCCGAGGTCAAGCACGACGGTGACCCCACCCTCGACGATCTGTCCACTGAGCTCGTCAAGGCCCGGGGAACCGACTACGGCGTCCACAATCCGGCGTGGATCAGCCGCTTCACCGACATGACCCGCCAAGCGGCATCCTATCGGGACGGCCGGATCCTATTGGCCGGCGATGCGGCGCACATTCACTTCCCCTCCAGCGGGCAAGGGCTCAATCTCGGGATTCAGGACGCGGTCAACCTGGGATGGAAGCTGGCGCAGGTCATCCACGGAACATCGCCGGAAAGCCTGCTGGACAGCTACCACGCCGAACGACACCCGGTCGGGGAGCGGGTGCTTCACGCCACCATGGCACAAACCGCGCTGTCGCGGTCGACTCCGCGCCTGGACGCGCTGCACGACACCGTGTCCCAGATGTTGACAATGGACGAACCTCGCCGATACATCGCCGGCATGGTGTCCGGACTGGACATTCACTACGACCTCGGCGACGGCCATCCTCTGCTGGGGCGTCGGATGCCCGATCTCGATCTGGTGACCTCCGAGGGGCCGACACGGACGTACCACCTGCTGCACGCGGCTCGACCGATCCTGTTGAATTTCGGCGAGACCGGGCGATACGACGCATGGACCGAACGCCTACGCGTCGTCGACGCGAACTACGAAGGACCGTGGGAGTTGCCGGTCCTGGGTGCGGTCGCGGCTCCCCACGCGGTCCTGATCCGACCGGACGGCCATGTCGGCTGGGTGGGCGAGGGCACCGAGACCGGACTCACCGAATCGCTGGACAAGTGGGTCGGTCGACCCGCAACGACCACGGCATAG
- a CDS encoding MmgE/PrpD family protein, translating into MAEYRIRTHRSDEPLPRTEELAYRLAAVATDPVAVDADVTEMIVNRVIDNAAVAVAAIGRPPVVAARDQALTHRRDDGATVFGLPDSVRVSPEWAAWANGVAVRELDFHDTFLAADYSHPADNIPPIVAVAQRLKRTGADVVRALATAYEVQISLVRSICLHEHRIDHVAHLGPSVVAGIGTLLNLPTEVIYQAIGQALHTTTATRQSRKGHISTWKAYAPAFAGKVAVEAVDRAMRGQTSPAPIYEGEDGVIARLLSGPEAEYHIGLPDPGRPKRAILDSYTKQHSAEYQAQALIDLAIRLHRRIPDTSRVSTVLIRTSHHTHQVIGSGAGDPQKYDPTASRETLDHSIPYIFTVALQDGRWHHIDSYTPQRANRADTVRLWRNVTTADDPRWTKQYHDPDPRNRAFGGEVVITMDDGTTVTGELAVADAHPAGATGFGRDQYIEKFRTLADRVVAPAEQDRFLGLTARLPDLGADDLFGLTVDTGASTRPTTKGIF; encoded by the coding sequence ATGGCCGAGTATCGGATTCGCACTCACCGCAGTGACGAACCTCTTCCGAGGACCGAGGAACTGGCATACCGACTGGCAGCCGTCGCCACCGATCCGGTGGCCGTGGACGCCGACGTCACCGAGATGATCGTCAACCGGGTGATCGACAACGCCGCAGTGGCGGTGGCCGCTATCGGTCGCCCTCCCGTCGTGGCGGCTCGCGACCAGGCACTGACACACCGCCGCGATGACGGGGCGACCGTGTTCGGTCTGCCGGATTCGGTGCGGGTGTCACCGGAATGGGCGGCGTGGGCCAACGGGGTCGCGGTACGGGAGCTGGACTTCCACGACACCTTCCTGGCCGCCGACTACTCCCACCCGGCCGACAACATTCCGCCGATCGTGGCGGTGGCGCAGCGGCTGAAACGTACCGGCGCCGACGTGGTCCGGGCGCTGGCGACCGCCTACGAGGTTCAGATCAGCCTGGTTCGGTCGATCTGTCTACACGAGCATCGCATCGACCACGTCGCCCATCTGGGACCGTCGGTGGTGGCGGGTATCGGCACCCTGTTGAATCTGCCCACCGAGGTGATCTACCAGGCGATCGGTCAGGCCCTGCACACCACGACGGCCACCCGGCAGTCCCGCAAGGGTCACATCTCCACCTGGAAGGCCTATGCCCCGGCCTTCGCCGGAAAGGTCGCGGTGGAAGCGGTCGATCGGGCCATGCGCGGCCAGACGTCTCCGGCTCCGATCTACGAGGGCGAAGACGGTGTGATCGCACGACTGTTGAGTGGACCGGAGGCCGAATACCACATCGGACTGCCCGACCCGGGGCGACCCAAACGCGCCATATTGGATAGTTACACCAAGCAGCACTCGGCCGAGTACCAGGCTCAGGCACTCATCGACCTGGCGATCCGGTTGCACCGACGTATCCCCGACACCTCCCGGGTATCCACAGTGCTCATCCGCACCAGCCACCACACCCACCAGGTCATCGGCTCCGGGGCGGGTGACCCGCAGAAGTACGATCCGACTGCCAGCCGGGAGACGCTCGACCATTCGATTCCCTATATCTTCACCGTCGCGTTGCAGGACGGTCGTTGGCATCACATCGACTCCTACACTCCGCAGCGGGCGAACCGCGCTGACACGGTTCGTCTGTGGCGCAACGTCACCACCGCAGACGATCCACGGTGGACGAAGCAATATCACGACCCCGACCCGCGCAACCGCGCCTTCGGCGGCGAGGTCGTCATCACCATGGACGACGGCACCACGGTGACCGGGGAATTGGCCGTCGCCGACGCGCACCCCGCCGGAGCGACCGGTTTCGGCAGAGATCAGTACATCGAAAAGTTCCGCACGTTGGCCGACCGCGTCGTCGCCCCCGCTGAGCAAGACCGGTTCCTCGGGCTGACGGCTCGGCTTCCGGACCTGGGCGCCGATGATCTTTTCGGGCTCACCGTCGACACCGGTGCCTCGACCCGACCCACCACGAAGGGGATCTTCTGA
- a CDS encoding aldehyde dehydrogenase family protein, translated as MAERFRVTYATLSDDDPRLHAGYETGVDLARTWLGATITGHISPGETEDVPSVEVTSPHDPGVVVSRVRTSTDRDIADAIAASARADRSWAATPWRDRLVIARRVAELISDRSNELAALMSMENGKNRLEALGDVEEAADMIRYYCDQMEANDGYDHPMATLNPAERTRSLLRPHGVWAVICPFNYPMALSAGPAAAALITGNSVVVKPSHHGAHTAAKLFECLREAGVPDGVAVLLPGGDEVGAALVAHPGVAGVTFTGSSAVGMSIVRDFGVDYPKPVMAEMGGKNPAIVSDKADLDAAALGVARSAFGFAGQKCSACSRVYVVAEVYEEFLASLVAVTESLVIGAPTDRDAFVGPVIDAAAVARYREAVSHAERNGRIAVGGSVLGGSTALPGHYLAPTVVTDLPVDDPLFHRELFVPLTAVAAVADLDEALRLANADPAGLTAGFFSREQSEIDRFLDRIEAGVVYVNRPAGATTGAWPGVQPFGGWKRSGSTGKAGGGRYYLPEFMREQSQTVVM; from the coding sequence ATGGCCGAGCGTTTCCGGGTGACCTACGCGACCCTGTCCGACGACGATCCACGCCTACACGCCGGGTACGAAACCGGTGTCGACCTCGCCCGAACCTGGTTGGGCGCCACCATCACCGGACACATCAGCCCCGGCGAGACCGAGGACGTGCCGAGCGTCGAGGTCACCAGTCCACATGATCCCGGCGTCGTCGTCAGTCGTGTGAGGACTTCGACCGACCGCGACATCGCCGACGCCATCGCGGCCAGCGCCCGAGCCGATCGGTCCTGGGCGGCGACCCCGTGGCGGGACCGGCTGGTCATCGCACGACGCGTCGCCGAGCTCATCAGTGACCGGTCCAACGAGCTGGCCGCGTTGATGAGCATGGAGAACGGCAAGAACCGGCTGGAGGCCCTCGGCGACGTCGAAGAGGCCGCCGACATGATCCGCTACTACTGCGATCAGATGGAGGCCAACGACGGCTACGACCATCCGATGGCCACTCTCAATCCCGCCGAGCGCACCCGCAGCCTGCTGCGCCCCCATGGAGTGTGGGCGGTGATCTGCCCGTTCAACTACCCGATGGCGTTGTCGGCCGGACCGGCCGCGGCGGCACTGATCACCGGGAACTCCGTCGTGGTCAAACCGAGCCACCACGGCGCCCACACCGCCGCGAAACTGTTCGAATGTCTGCGCGAAGCCGGGGTTCCCGACGGAGTAGCCGTCCTGCTCCCGGGTGGCGACGAGGTCGGCGCCGCGCTGGTGGCCCACCCGGGAGTCGCGGGTGTCACCTTCACCGGCTCCTCCGCCGTCGGCATGTCGATCGTGCGTGACTTCGGTGTCGACTACCCGAAACCGGTCATGGCCGAAATGGGTGGAAAGAACCCGGCGATCGTGTCCGACAAGGCCGATCTGGACGCCGCCGCGTTGGGGGTGGCGCGCTCCGCGTTCGGTTTCGCGGGACAGAAGTGCTCGGCGTGCTCCCGGGTCTACGTCGTCGCCGAGGTCTACGAGGAGTTCCTGGCGTCATTGGTGGCGGTCACCGAATCGCTGGTCATCGGCGCCCCCACCGACCGCGACGCCTTCGTCGGCCCGGTGATCGACGCCGCCGCAGTGGCCAGGTACCGGGAGGCCGTCTCCCACGCCGAACGGAACGGCCGAATCGCCGTCGGCGGCTCGGTGTTGGGTGGCTCCACCGCACTACCGGGCCATTATCTGGCGCCCACGGTGGTCACCGACCTACCCGTCGACGACCCGCTGTTCCACAGGGAACTGTTCGTCCCGCTCACGGCGGTGGCCGCCGTGGCCGATCTGGACGAGGCGCTGCGACTGGCCAACGCCGACCCGGCCGGGCTGACGGCGGGTTTCTTCTCCCGCGAGCAATCCGAGATCGATCGGTTCCTCGACCGGATCGAGGCCGGTGTCGTCTACGTCAACCGACCAGCCGGCGCCACGACCGGTGCCTGGCCGGGAGTTCAACCCTTCGGTGGGTGGAAACGATCCGGAAGCACCGGTAAGGCCGGCGGCGGCCGTTACTACCTCCCCGAATTCATGCGTGAACAGTCTCAAACGGTGGTGATGTGA
- a CDS encoding HAD family hydrolase: MTTREPISSVIFDVGGVIADWNPHYLYRQLIPDPSERERFLTEVCTNEWNAHQDRGRPFEEAVAELVTRHPEHRDLIEAFWRQWSKMLGDPIPGVADIVTELHDRRTPLYGITNWSAETYPIAVRKHPELTLFADTVISGEVQMSKPDPEIFHYSLKRFEITPEQTVFIDDNPDNIAAAEALGINGVHFTDAAALRAVLERLDLLLSSHPTSRPTLRNHLVGIGMYCGASNLSKR; the protein is encoded by the coding sequence ATGACCACACGCGAACCGATCAGCAGCGTCATCTTCGATGTCGGCGGAGTGATCGCCGACTGGAATCCGCATTACCTGTACCGGCAACTCATTCCCGACCCCAGCGAACGCGAGCGCTTTCTGACCGAGGTGTGCACCAACGAGTGGAACGCCCACCAGGACCGAGGCCGTCCGTTCGAGGAGGCGGTGGCGGAGTTGGTGACGCGTCATCCCGAACATCGTGACCTCATCGAGGCGTTCTGGCGCCAGTGGTCAAAGATGCTGGGCGACCCGATCCCCGGAGTGGCCGACATCGTCACCGAGCTGCACGACCGCCGAACGCCGCTGTACGGGATCACCAACTGGTCGGCCGAGACCTATCCGATCGCGGTTCGCAAGCACCCGGAGTTGACGTTGTTCGCCGACACCGTCATCTCCGGTGAAGTCCAAATGAGCAAACCGGATCCGGAGATATTCCATTACTCGCTGAAGCGATTCGAGATCACCCCCGAGCAGACGGTGTTCATTGACGACAACCCCGACAACATAGCCGCGGCCGAAGCCCTCGGGATCAACGGCGTTCACTTCACCGATGCGGCGGCGTTGCGAGCAGTTTTGGAGCGGCTGGACCTGTTGTTATCCAGCCACCCCACCTCCCGACCTACGCTGCGTAACCATCTCGTTGGTATCGGGATGTATTGTGGCGCAAGCAATCTATCGAAACGTTGA
- the prpB gene encoding methylisocitrate lyase, producing the protein MLYSRLTASQKRRAFRAALNSGRLQRMPGAFSPLVAMAIARRGFEGVYISGGALAADLGLPDIGLTTLSEVAARSAATARMVDLPTLVDADTGFGEPLNAARTVQVMEEAGVSGCHFEDQENPKRCGHLDGTTLVPVPTAVRRIAAAVAARRDPDFIIGARTDAKAHGGIKAVVERAKAYADAGADLLFPEALADAEEFEAVRAAVDIPILANMTEFGKSTLLTVDQLRDLGVNVVIYPVTMLRVAMGAITRALESIDETGTQADLVDDMQHRHRLYELLGYSDYTTFDTDVFDTGGRQ; encoded by the coding sequence ATGTTGTACTCACGGCTGACCGCCTCACAGAAGCGACGGGCGTTTCGCGCCGCCCTCAACAGCGGGCGGTTGCAGCGGATGCCGGGTGCCTTCAGTCCGCTGGTGGCCATGGCGATCGCCCGGCGGGGATTCGAGGGCGTCTACATCTCCGGCGGTGCGCTTGCGGCCGACCTCGGCCTACCCGACATCGGCCTGACCACCTTGTCGGAGGTGGCCGCCCGGTCGGCCGCCACGGCGCGCATGGTGGATCTGCCGACCCTGGTCGACGCCGACACCGGGTTCGGCGAGCCGCTCAACGCCGCCCGAACCGTTCAGGTGATGGAGGAGGCCGGAGTCTCCGGGTGCCACTTCGAGGACCAGGAGAACCCGAAGCGCTGTGGACATCTCGACGGGACCACGCTGGTGCCGGTTCCGACGGCGGTGCGACGCATCGCAGCGGCCGTCGCCGCCCGACGCGACCCGGACTTCATCATCGGTGCCCGCACCGACGCCAAGGCCCACGGGGGGATCAAGGCCGTCGTGGAACGCGCCAAGGCTTACGCCGACGCCGGGGCGGATCTGCTGTTTCCGGAGGCGCTGGCCGACGCCGAGGAGTTCGAGGCGGTTCGTGCGGCAGTGGACATCCCCATCCTGGCCAACATGACCGAGTTCGGTAAATCGACGCTGCTGACCGTCGACCAGTTGCGCGACCTGGGGGTCAACGTGGTGATCTACCCGGTGACGATGCTGCGGGTTGCGATGGGCGCGATCACCCGAGCACTGGAGTCCATCGACGAGACGGGGACCCAAGCCGATCTGGTCGACGACATGCAGCACCGCCATCGACTGTACGAGCTGCTCGGCTACTCCGATTACACCACTTTCGACACCGACGTGTTCGACACCGGAGGACGGCAATGA
- a CDS encoding short-chain fatty acyl-CoA regulator family protein produces the protein MAKTYVGARLRRLRESHGLNQLAMAERLGISPSYLNQLERGRRPLTVAVLLRVTEEFGVDADFFAARDSAKLMADVKIAIQDGLGGRVSEGDIAELATRLPDVATALVNLHRKHRDAVEQTAALLSSEGADRAPGLSPLPHEEVRDFFYARHNHVAELDEAAERQADDIDLQPDNRLNRLTERLLRQHGIRTVTVDDDGVQHRLDAHQRLLYLASRLTPGQQSFRIATQLALLEHRDTIDELAQAGHFSGPEAVGLARIGLANYFAGALIMPYHRFRTRAETHRYDIERLAADFGVGFETACHRLSTLQRPRQRGVPFSFVRVDRAGNISKRQSATGFHFSRSGGTCPLWNVYEAFANPHRVLVQTARMPDDRRYLWIARTVTYRLGGYRRPGKEFAIGLGCEIQHAKRLVYSQGLDLNDADGATPIGMGCKVCDRSGCAQRAFPPVGRTLHIDERSTGFVPYQVLPTKRST, from the coding sequence ATGGCGAAGACGTATGTGGGCGCGCGGTTGCGACGGCTGCGGGAAAGCCACGGACTCAACCAGTTGGCGATGGCCGAACGGTTGGGTATCTCCCCGAGCTACTTGAATCAACTCGAACGGGGCCGGCGCCCGTTGACCGTGGCGGTGTTGTTGCGGGTGACCGAGGAGTTCGGGGTGGACGCCGATTTCTTCGCCGCCCGGGACTCGGCGAAACTGATGGCCGACGTGAAGATCGCGATCCAGGACGGCCTCGGCGGCCGGGTGTCCGAAGGAGACATCGCCGAACTGGCCACGCGGCTGCCCGACGTGGCGACGGCATTGGTGAACCTGCACCGCAAGCATCGTGACGCGGTCGAGCAGACCGCGGCCCTGTTGTCCTCGGAGGGCGCCGACCGGGCACCGGGCTTGAGTCCGCTACCGCACGAGGAGGTTCGAGACTTCTTCTACGCCCGTCACAACCATGTCGCGGAACTGGACGAGGCCGCCGAACGACAAGCCGATGACATCGACCTGCAACCGGACAACCGGTTGAATCGACTGACCGAGCGCCTGTTGAGACAACACGGCATCCGAACGGTCACCGTCGACGACGACGGTGTGCAACACCGCCTCGACGCCCATCAACGACTGCTGTATCTGGCGTCGCGGTTGACACCGGGCCAACAGAGCTTCCGCATCGCCACTCAGTTGGCGTTGTTGGAACACCGCGACACGATCGACGAGTTGGCGCAGGCGGGGCACTTCAGCGGCCCCGAGGCGGTGGGCTTGGCACGCATCGGGTTGGCGAACTATTTCGCCGGCGCGCTGATCATGCCCTACCACCGATTTCGTACCCGGGCCGAGACCCACCGGTACGACATCGAACGATTGGCCGCCGATTTCGGGGTCGGCTTCGAGACCGCATGCCATCGATTGAGCACTTTGCAGCGTCCCCGCCAACGTGGTGTGCCGTTCTCGTTCGTTCGGGTCGACAGGGCCGGCAACATCTCCAAACGGCAGTCGGCGACCGGATTCCACTTCTCCCGATCCGGCGGTACCTGTCCGTTGTGGAACGTGTACGAGGCCTTCGCGAATCCTCACCGGGTCCTGGTGCAGACGGCCCGGATGCCCGACGACCGACGCTACCTGTGGATCGCGCGGACGGTCACCTACCGGCTCGGCGGTTACCGTCGACCCGGTAAGGAGTTCGCCATCGGGTTGGGTTGCGAGATCCAACATGCCAAGCGACTGGTGTACTCCCAGGGGTTGGACCTCAACGACGCCGACGGTGCGACCCCGATCGGAATGGGGTGCAAGGTGTGTGACCGATCCGGCTGCGCCCAGCGCGCGTTTCCGCCGGTGGGGCGGACACTCCACATCGACGAGCGTTCCACCGGTTTCGTTCCGTACCAGGTGTTGCCGACGAAACGCTCGACGTGA
- a CDS encoding bifunctional 2-methylcitrate synthase/citrate synthase → MTIHRGLNGVVVDRTAISHVDPDTNSLTYRGYPVQELVERCSFEQVAHLIWYGELPDLSQLQRFKAVERANRVLPRSLIDVLGRMPLSCHPMDVLRTAVSQIGADDPGEDANDPADHLAKAANLFAKLPTVVAVEQRRRRGLDPIPPDPSLNFAENFLHMATGRRPDAETTRAFETSLILYAEHGFNASTFTARVVTSTLSDMYSAVIAAIGALKGPLHGGANEAVLHMMEDIGDPSQVSTWLQEALDHRKLIMGFGHRVYKRGDSRVPIMRDALWRLAARHGDGARLTGIYTILAEHMLTQKNLHPNLDYPAGPAYHLMGLDTEIFTPVFVMSRITGWTAHIIEQSAGNALIRPLGHYDGSPQRTVPAPHSPS, encoded by the coding sequence ATGACAATCCATCGTGGCCTTAACGGGGTGGTGGTCGATCGCACCGCGATCTCCCATGTCGACCCCGACACCAACTCGCTGACCTATCGCGGATACCCCGTTCAGGAACTGGTGGAACGCTGCTCCTTCGAGCAGGTGGCCCACTTGATCTGGTACGGCGAACTGCCCGACCTCTCCCAGCTCCAAAGGTTCAAAGCCGTCGAGCGCGCCAATCGCGTGCTGCCACGAAGCCTGATCGACGTGCTGGGCCGGATGCCGCTGTCGTGTCACCCCATGGACGTGCTGCGCACCGCGGTCAGCCAGATCGGCGCCGACGATCCCGGAGAGGACGCCAACGATCCGGCCGACCACCTCGCGAAGGCGGCGAACCTGTTCGCCAAACTGCCCACGGTCGTCGCCGTGGAACAGCGCCGCCGCCGGGGCCTCGATCCGATCCCGCCGGACCCGTCGCTGAATTTCGCGGAGAACTTCCTGCACATGGCCACGGGAAGACGCCCCGACGCCGAAACAACCCGGGCATTCGAAACCTCCCTGATCCTGTACGCCGAGCACGGATTCAACGCCTCCACCTTCACCGCGAGGGTGGTGACCTCGACACTGTCCGACATGTACAGCGCAGTCATCGCCGCGATCGGGGCGTTGAAAGGCCCACTGCACGGCGGCGCCAATGAGGCGGTGCTGCACATGATGGAGGACATCGGCGACCCGTCGCAGGTGTCGACGTGGCTGCAGGAGGCCCTGGATCATCGCAAGCTGATCATGGGTTTCGGGCACCGCGTCTACAAGCGCGGTGACTCGCGGGTGCCCATCATGCGCGACGCGTTGTGGCGCCTGGCCGCCCGACACGGCGACGGGGCCCGACTCACCGGGATCTACACGATCCTGGCCGAACACATGCTCACCCAGAAGAACCTGCACCCCAATCTGGACTATCCGGCCGGCCCCGCATATCACCTCATGGGTTTGGACACCGAGATCTTCACCCCGGTCTTCGTCATGTCACGCATCACCGGCTGGACGGCACACATCATCGAACAGTCGGCAGGCAACGCGCTGATTCGACCGCTGGGTCATTACGACGGGTCTCCACAGCGGACGGTTCCCGCACCGCACTCCCCCAGTTGA
- a CDS encoding vitamin K epoxide reductase family protein, with protein sequence MTEADSSTAVLPRPRTLAWLLTIAGSVGLLAAFVLTVEKIILLKNPDYVPSCSINPVLSCGSVMETPQAELFGFPNPLIGIVGFSVVVTLGVVMSTGYRPPRWVFLGLQVGVTGGMVFVGWLIYQSLYRIGALCPYCMVVWVAMSVIFWYVTLHNLTGRYLPVPRAADGVVRGVARVHTALLLAWFLLVVVLITEAFWTYWRTLLLF encoded by the coding sequence ATGACCGAGGCCGATTCCTCGACGGCGGTCCTCCCCCGCCCACGGACGCTGGCTTGGCTGTTGACGATCGCCGGATCGGTGGGCCTGTTGGCCGCGTTCGTGTTGACGGTGGAGAAGATCATCCTGCTGAAGAACCCCGACTACGTCCCCAGTTGCAGCATCAACCCGGTGCTGTCCTGCGGATCGGTCATGGAGACCCCGCAGGCCGAACTGTTCGGGTTTCCCAACCCGCTGATCGGCATCGTCGGGTTCAGCGTCGTGGTCACGCTGGGCGTGGTCATGTCGACCGGTTACCGGCCGCCCCGCTGGGTGTTCCTCGGCCTGCAAGTCGGCGTCACCGGCGGCATGGTGTTCGTGGGCTGGTTGATCTATCAGAGCCTGTACCGCATCGGGGCGCTCTGCCCGTACTGCATGGTGGTGTGGGTGGCGATGTCGGTCATCTTCTGGTACGTGACCCTCCACAATCTCACCGGACGGTACCTACCGGTACCGCGTGCGGCCGACGGCGTCGTACGTGGTGTCGCACGGGTGCACACCGCGCTGCTGCTGGCGTGGTTCCTGCTGGTCGTGGTCCTGATCACCGAGGCGTTCTGGACCTACTGGCGGACCCTGTTGTTGTTCTGA
- a CDS encoding helix-turn-helix domain-containing protein, whose amino-acid sequence MTTPYRSTHRRRQQKRAAGFGSRSADDDASYRISLLTPQEQCIAQLASQGLTNPEIGLRLSISSSTIRYHLSKVFQKLAISSRRQLLHSQLFADGVDTANIAPRRQRHRR is encoded by the coding sequence GTGACGACGCCATATCGTTCAACACATCGTCGTCGGCAGCAAAAGCGCGCGGCCGGGTTCGGCAGTCGAAGCGCCGATGACGACGCCTCCTACCGGATTTCATTGCTGACTCCGCAGGAACAGTGCATCGCCCAGTTGGCCAGTCAGGGATTGACCAATCCGGAGATCGGGTTGCGATTGTCGATCAGTTCCAGCACGATCCGCTATCACCTGTCCAAGGTGTTTCAAAAGCTGGCGATCAGTTCCCGACGACAACTGTTGCATTCCCAGCTGTTCGCCGATGGTGTCGATACCGCGAACATCGCGCCGCGTCGTCAGAGGCACCGCAGGTAA
- a CDS encoding DsbA family protein: MTKKKSQKNHNSKGKANRKKLVPKEPRFSTNTKLTIAMVALVILGLAGVIYVANDAAPPATASEDLLVRDDSHTLSVADDNKITLVEFLDFECEACGALYPTMERLKSEYEGRFTFVVRYFPLPGHANADPAARAVEAAAKQGRFEDMYQKMFETQPQWGEKQESQEPVFLGYAEELGLDMEQFTADMADPATAERVRKDVEDGTALGVTGTPTIFVNGERVDQAGYETLKNLFDAELGN; this comes from the coding sequence GTGACCAAGAAGAAATCCCAGAAGAACCACAACTCCAAGGGCAAGGCCAACCGCAAGAAGTTGGTTCCCAAGGAGCCTCGTTTCAGCACCAACACCAAGCTGACCATCGCGATGGTCGCCCTGGTCATCCTCGGGTTGGCCGGCGTCATCTACGTGGCCAACGACGCCGCCCCACCGGCCACGGCCTCGGAGGACCTGCTGGTAAGGGATGACAGCCACACCCTCAGCGTCGCCGACGACAACAAGATCACGCTGGTGGAGTTCCTCGACTTCGAATGCGAAGCCTGCGGTGCGTTGTACCCGACGATGGAGCGCTTGAAGTCGGAGTACGAAGGTCGGTTCACCTTCGTCGTTCGCTATTTCCCACTGCCGGGCCACGCCAACGCCGACCCGGCCGCCCGCGCCGTCGAGGCGGCCGCCAAACAGGGCCGGTTCGAGGACATGTACCAGAAGATGTTCGAAACCCAGCCGCAATGGGGCGAGAAGCAGGAATCCCAGGAGCCTGTCTTCCTCGGGTACGCCGAGGAACTGGGCCTGGACATGGAGCAGTTCACCGCGGACATGGCCGACCCCGCCACCGCCGAACGGGTACGCAAGGACGTCGAGGACGGCACCGCGTTGGGCGTCACCGGTACTCCGACGATCTTCGTCAACGGGGAACGCGTCGACCAAGCCGGTTACGAGACGTTGAAGAACCTCTTCGACGCGGAGCTGGGGAACTGA